ATGAGGACAAGTTGAAGAACTTCTACACAGAGCACATACATGCTGATGAGGAGATACGCTACTGTTTAGAGGGAAGCGGGTACTTTGATGTCCAAGGGAAGGATGACCGTTGGATTCGAATTTGGATTAAGGCCGGTGATCTTATCATTTTGCCCGCTGGGATTTACCACAGGTTCACCCTTGATACCACCAATTATGTTAAGGTAAGAGTCCAATACCTAGTATCATGTTCATGGGGCATGTCTTGATGCACACAAAATTTTAGTTGTTAGAAAGAAATGAGATTTCACATAACACTAATTtgatttgaagtattttttgGTACCAATGTGATGCTTGTGTTTAGAACGACGAGTTCAGGGACAAGTGTACTGTTAAGGTTTAGGATATTTGACCACAATGTAATGAAAGCATAACACGGGGCAGATTGAAAGCACCATATGAATAGAACACCCAGAAAAGAGGATTTTGACCCAATTAATTTACTTGTTGGTACGCATGATTTGTGAATGTTTTGAGTTTGATGTGATTAATTCGTATTTATGGGTGTTTTGCAGTTGATGAGGCTGTTTATGGGAGAGCCTGTGTGGACTGCGTATAATCGGCCACAGGAAGAACATCCGGCTAGGAAGGAGTATGTAGAGAGCTTCACTAAGAAAGTAGGAGTGGCATTAAAAGCTCATTAAAGGGTCCCTCCTTGTAGAGTATGGATATCTAtagtttgaaagtttttattaTGTTTATATGTACTTGAAACTTGAGGTGGAAGTTTCATTCTAAATATGGTGATGTATGTACTCCCTTGTTATGAATTTCATAACTTGGAGTTATTTCTGCACTCTCATTTTCATGTTCTGCACTCTGTGCTCTTTTTGCAGTCattagattgaataaattaaaagaaaatctaGAAACATAATTAAGGGGGGGAAATACATAAAGTAAAAACGAAAGTACAGAAATCGCGCCCCTTTTAAGAATCATGCTTTTGTTGAAAGTCCTTTTTATGTCTATGATCCCCCCAGCCAATGGTTATGCTTCTAgtttttcttttgcttcttttgtgaagaaaaaggatgaaagaagaaaaagtgtGACAAGTATTGGGCCTCTTTTCTAACGTAGCCCTTGAATTTGCATCAATCGACCTGACCGCAATAATATTGTGGGAGTCGAAATCTATGAACGATTTGGTTCTTCACTCGGAAAACAGGATGCTTCACCGACTTCAATATTTTTCTTATGGCAAACCGATTTCCCATTGAGAGACGAGTAAACTTTTGGTGCATGCGGAATACATTTATGCGGTGATACTATTCTACTTAAATTatgatatattttacatatctTATAGTTATATTGAACGTGTCGTCTATTCATATAATAACATGTAAAATAGTAACATCACGTCGTCAGGATATTCtaaataaacacaaaaaatgCGACCATGCTCTAAATATacacaaaaaaatgaaaggCCAAAATTAGTCATAACAGCATCTTCCTGTTTAGtttattttataattacttTTATGAGGCGTTGAATATTTGTAGCAAAGGATTTTTTTCCTTCCAAGTATGGTGTAGGTTGTTTTGTCCTGTCTGTCCGGATAAAACGACGACGTAAGCGTCACTCAAAAGAACGACGCGACCTAACAAATTCAAGGAACCTGGACAAAGCACAAAATTGCCGTGTGCGTAAACAACGGATGGGCATTTCCGTCATTTCAGTATATCCTCCGAGCTTCCTTTGGAGTGGACTGgcttcttttggttttttttctagCCGCTTTCGGGATCTTTGACGGAACGATAATGAATATGACGGGAGGAAACGAGACAGTTAACCAAGGGCCGCACAGGGGTGATGCCGGCCCCATGCCCCCGAGAGGTTGACCGCCAGCCTCCTCTCCTTGCGGTTGCCCCCCCTCATTTGGGGCATAACTGTCAGAGGAAAGCGCAACGAATACAGCCGAGGCAAGCGTGGTCTCAAAGCCACTCCAGATTTTTCAGGAATCGTATCGACAGCCAAAACGCATAGCGACACCAGCAGCAGCCATGGTTGCCACCCAAAAGGTACCTCCAAATCCCAATTATCTCTCTCGCTCGAACTTCCTTGTTTCCCAGGAAAAAAGGAGCCATCTTTTTCCCGGAATAATTTTCTGTTGTTTTTGTgggttttggtttaattatatgttttttgGTCAAAGGTTCAAGCTTAATGCAtcatttgttgattactttctgtTAATTATGTTTGTAATTGGTTTAATGGGTGATTAAGGTGATTCCAGTAGTATTGTATTGAATTTTGAGTTATTACCAATTAGCTTTGTGTGAAAAGTTGTGAGAATTAAGATATTGCTTGAAAGTAATTTTGTTGAATTGTAGTAGTGGAAAGGCAGCTAGATACAAGTACTAGGCTATGGCGGCGACTGCGCCAATGGGTTTGTTTTGATTATAAATAGTGATTAAAAGGTTTGGAAGTGTGATTGTTGAAGAATTACACACTTTTCCAGCTCCATGGTATTGAATCTTGGGGTTTTCTACGCTATGTTCGATGTTACTTTGTTTGTAGGAATAAAGATGGAAAgaaaaaacatgcatttttgTGATCAGGATATCGTTCTCATAATGTTGACATATGCAGGATCCTAGAGAGGAAGTCATCCAAGCATGGTACATGGATGATAGTGATGAAGACCAGAGGCTCCCCCATCACAGggagtccaaggaatttgtatCCTTGGACCAACTTGCCGGTAAGCATTTTTTGGGAAACAAATATGTTTTAACATATTGTGCTTGTTTTAGTTTTTCAATATCAATGTATTAGAGAAACCTTGAGAGTGACATCTCTTATTGATGAAATAAGATGAACTAGTCTTAGGTGGTATTGATTTATACAAAGTAGACCGGCTAGATGGGTTTTTAACCAAATGATACTAGTTAATGTAAGGGATAAAATACCAAGCATGCCAAGACTAATCTAGGAAGAGTTGGAAAAGATTTATAAAACTTAGGTTTCGCAGGAGATACCGTTTATAATGTAAAACGTAGGTTGATTCCACTTGGTTGGGGCAATAAGGATGATGATATTTTTTCTAGTTATTAACTTCTTGGGAGCAATTATGTTGATCTGCAGAGCTTGGAGTGCTCAGTTGGCGTCTAGATGCTGATAACTATGAAACAGATGAGGAGTTGAAGAAGATTCGTGAAGAACGCGGTTACTCCTACATGGTTTGTCACACTACCTTTTGTTGttcttttctatatttttaaCTTCTTTGTGTCATGTAACCAAACTCTTTAGTTCATTATGTCAAGGCACTGATTTACAAGAATGTCACGTTTCGTCCATCGATCTCTAATATCTTGTGAAAATGATTGTTTCTAATTGACTATTAAAATGTTGACCCTTTATGAATGCACACTTTGGAATGTTGTCAGCCTTTTTCCCCTTCCCGTTTATGGTTTGAATACCAATAACCAAATTATGGTAACTGTGAATACGCAAATTCACAATAACTCTCTCTGCACGGTTGTACCGTATATTTAACCGGATAATGTTTTCCTCTTCTAGGACTTCTGTGAGGTTTGCCCTGTAAGCTTCCTAATTATGAGCAGAAGTTAAAAAATTTCTTTGAGGAACATCTTCACACTGATGAGGAGATCCGATACGCTGTGGATGGAAGTGGTTGGATTAGTTATGCTTTATCTTAGTATGTTATCCCTTCTTTACTCACCTCTTCCGATTAGTGATTGTGTACATTTTTGTGAAGGTTATTTCGATGTTAGGGACCGAAATGAATGTTGGATTCGCGTATGGGTGAAAAAGGGGGGAATGATTGTTTTGCCTGCTGGAATTTATCACCGATTTACATTGGACACAAACAACTACATAAAGGTATTGGTTCATAGCGCCAAAATGTTGCAATgtctactttttg
The nucleotide sequence above comes from Malus sylvestris chromosome 16, drMalSylv7.2, whole genome shotgun sequence. Encoded proteins:
- the LOC126607749 gene encoding acireductone dioxygenase 1, with translation MAMEAWFMKDSDSDPRLPQHRNPKEFVPLDHLAELGVLHWRLNPTDYENDQELRKIRETRGYNYMDLLDICPQKLNNYEDKLKNFYTEHIHADEEIRYCLEGSGYFDVQGKDDRWIRIWIKAGDLIILPAGIYHRFTLDTTNYVKLMRLFMGEPVWTAYNRPQEEHPARKEYVESFTKKVGVALKAH